From Maniola hyperantus chromosome 21, iAphHyp1.2, whole genome shotgun sequence, the proteins below share one genomic window:
- the Polr2F gene encoding DNA-directed RNA polymerases I, II, and III subunit RPABC2: MADEEYDGEDGGADYDDIVEEDNNIEETEEQEEEPGYNVQCLAPGQAGGGVEKSKRITTRYMTKYERARVLGTRALQIAMCAPVMVELEGETDPLQIAMKELKQRKIPIIIRRYLPDHSYEDWSIDELIIIDH, translated from the exons ATGGCTGATGAAGAATATGATGGAGAGGACGGTGGGGCAGATTACGACGACATTGTTGAGGAAGACAATAATATCGAAGAGACGGAAGAACAAGAGGAAGAACCGGGTTACAACGTGCAGTGTCTGGCGCCGGGGCAGGCTGGAGGCGGAGTGGAGAAGTCGAAGCGGATTACCACTCGATATATGACTAAATATGAAAGGGCTAGAGTTTTAG GTACAAGAGCATTACAAATAGCTATGTGTGCACCTGTGATGGTGGAACTAGAAGGCGAAACCGACCCCCTACAAATTGCCATGAAGGAACTAAAACAAAGGAAAATCCCCATCATCATACGAAGATACCTTCCAGATCACTCGTATGAAGACTGGAGCATAgatgaattaattataattgATCATTag